In the Streptomyces sp. NBC_00193 genome, GCACGTACTTCCGCATCCGGGAGGCCATCCGGAGCGCGGCGGCGAAGATGTAGGCGGTTCACCCCGTGACACAGGGCCTATATGGGATGAATCGCCACAGTTTTGGCTGATCATGCCTGAATGAGGCGTATCAATGCGAAACGTGTGCTGGTCGGCGAACCGCTCGACACCGCGCGTCTGGGCGAGACCCTGCTGCCCAAACGGCTCGCGCTCCCGATCTTCTGCAGCGACCCGCTCTCCTCCGTGGCCTACGCCACCGAGGAGATCCTGCTGATCCTCGCCCTCGGCGGGGTCGCGCTGCTCCACCTCGCCTGGTACGCGGCCGCCGCCATCGTCTTCCTGCTCGTGGTCGTCGTCGCCTCCTACCGGCAGACCTGCTACGCCTACCCGGGCGGCGGCGGCGCGTACATCGTCAGCTCCAAGAACCTCGGCCAGACCGCCGCCCTCACCGCGGCGAGCGCCCTGCTCGTCGACTACGTCATGACGGTCGCCGTCTCCGTGGTCTCCGGGGTCTCCGCCATCACCTCGGCGATCCCCTCCCTCTCCGACCACGAAGTCCCCCTGTCGGTGGGTTTCGTGGTGCTGCTGACCCTCATGAACCTGCGCGGGGTACGGGAATCGGGCCGGGTCTTCGCCGTCCCCACCTACGGCTTCGTCCTCGTCATCTACCTGATGTTCGCGGTGGCCGCCTACCGGCTCGCCACCGGCGACACGATCCGCGCCGAATCCGCGGAGCTGCCGATCACCGCCGAGGGCAACTACGCCGGCCTCGCGGTGGTGCTCCTCGCGCTGCGGGCCTTCGCCTCCGGCTGTACGGCGCTCACGGGCGTCGAGGCCATCAGCAACGGCGTCCCCGCCTTCCAGAAGCCGAAGAGCAAGAACGCGGCGACCACCCTGGCCGCGATGGGCGCGCTCGCCGTCACCATGTTCGCCGGGATCACCTACCTCGCCATGAACTACCAGGTGCACGTGGCGGCGGAGCCGACCGAGCTGGGCCTGGCCCCCGGAACCCCGATGTCCACCGCGCTCGCACAGATCGGCAGAGCCACCTTCGGCGACTGGCACGTCCTCTTCTACCTGCTCCAGGCCGTCACGGCCGGCGTCCTGATCCTCGCCGCGAACACCGCCTTCAACGGCTTCCCGATGCTCGCCTCGATCCTGGCCAAGGACCGGTACGTACCGCGCCAGCTCTTCAACCGCGGCGACCGGCTCGTCTACTCCAACGGCGTCGTCCTGCTGGCGCTCGCCGCCATCGGCCTGATCGTCGCCTTCGACGCCCAGCTGACCCGCCTCATCCAGCTCTACATCATCGGAGTCTTCGTCTCCTTCACCCTCTCCCAGGCGGGCATGGTCAAGCACTGGAAGACGGAGCTCGCCTCCCCCGAGACGCGCAAGGAGGAACGGATCCACATCCACCGCCGGCTCGCCATCAACGCGGTCGGCGCCGTCATGACCTCCGTGGTCCTCGTCATCGTCCTCATCACCAAGTTCACCCACGGTGCCTGGCTCGTCGTCATCGCCATGCCCGTGCTCTTCCTCGGGATGAAGGGCGTGCGCCGCCACTACGACACCGTGGCCCGGGAAGTCGCCGTCGCCCCCGGGGTCAAACCCCGCAAGCCCGCCCGCCACCACGTCGTCGTCCTCGTCGCCGCCGTCCACGCGCCGACCCTCAAGGCCCTCGGCTTCGCGATGGGACTGCGCCCCGACACCCTGACGGCCGTCTCGGTGGCCGCCGACGAGGAGGACGCCAACCGGCTGCGCGCGGCCTGGGCGGACCACGACCCGGGCATCCCGCTCAAGGTGCTGCACTCCCCGTACCGCGAGGTGGTCGGGCCCGTGCTGGCCTACGTGCAGGAACAGGCGGCCGCCGAGGGCACGGACATGCTCTCCGTGGTCATCCCCGAGTACGTGGTCGGGCACTGGTGGGAACAGCCCCTGCACAACCAGAACGCGCTGCGCCTCAAGGCGCGCCTGCTGTTCACGCCCGGGGTCGCGGTGATCGACGTGCCGTTCCTGCTGGAGTCCGCGAAGCCTGCGGGGGAGGGAGCCGGGGGGACGGGGGACCCGCAGGAACAGGCGGGGACCCGGCCGGGCGCTGGGTGACCGCCGCGTGCGCCAGCGCCAGCTCCACGACGTGGGCGGGATCGGCCAGCGAGCGCCCGGTCAGCTGCTCCAGGCGGCGCAGCCGGTTGGAGACGGTGTTGCGGTGGCAGTACAGCCGCTGGGCGGCGTACGTGGTCGAGCCCCGGCAGGACAGCCAGGTGCCCAGGGTGGTCAGCAGCACCCTGCGGTCCTCCGCGGCCAGGGCCAGGACCGGGCCCAGCACCACCTGGCGCAGCCGGCCGGCGAGTTCGGGCTCGGCCGCGACCAGGGCCGCCGGGAGCCGCTCGTCCAGCAGGGCGGTGTGCGGACCGTCGGCCCCCGGCGCCGCACGCAGCGCGAGGACGGCCAGCCGGCGGGCCCCGGCCAGCTCGCCGGGCGTCTCCACCACCGGGCTCACCCCGGCCCGTAAGCCCAGGGGCGCCAGCAGATCGGTCACGGAGGCGAGCGGCAGCCCGCCCAGCTCCACCAGGCCGGTCTCGCCGTCGGCGCGGATCCGCCACAGCACGCGCGGGGCGCCGGCCGGGGCCGCCCACGCACCCTCCCCGGGATCGAGGACGACCACGGCGAACCGGCCGTGCTCCGGAAGCCCGAGCCGCCGCGCCGACTCGGCGGACCGGCCCGCCGGACCGCCGCCGTCGAACAGGGCGTCGAGCAGGGCGCCCCGCAGCTCCCGCTCGCGGTCGCCGCGCACGGCCTCGGTCCGGCGGTAGGACTCCGCCGCCGCGTCCGCCATCCGGTCGACCACGTCCCACAGCGCGGGCGCCCCGGGCAGCAGCCGGGGCAGCGCCGCCCGGTCGTGTGCGGAGACGGCCTCGGTCAGGACCTGCCACAGCAGCCTGCCGCCGAGCCGGTAGACGCGCAGCAGGGAGTCGAGCGGCAGCCCCTGCCGGGCGCGGAGCTCGCCGTCGGCGCGGGCCTCGCCGAGCTCGGGCGGCAGGCCGCGGGCCGCACGGAGCAGGCCGTCGACGGTCTGGCGGAGCA is a window encoding:
- a CDS encoding APC family permease translates to MRRINAKRVLVGEPLDTARLGETLLPKRLALPIFCSDPLSSVAYATEEILLILALGGVALLHLAWYAAAAIVFLLVVVVASYRQTCYAYPGGGGAYIVSSKNLGQTAALTAASALLVDYVMTVAVSVVSGVSAITSAIPSLSDHEVPLSVGFVVLLTLMNLRGVRESGRVFAVPTYGFVLVIYLMFAVAAYRLATGDTIRAESAELPITAEGNYAGLAVVLLALRAFASGCTALTGVEAISNGVPAFQKPKSKNAATTLAAMGALAVTMFAGITYLAMNYQVHVAAEPTELGLAPGTPMSTALAQIGRATFGDWHVLFYLLQAVTAGVLILAANTAFNGFPMLASILAKDRYVPRQLFNRGDRLVYSNGVVLLALAAIGLIVAFDAQLTRLIQLYIIGVFVSFTLSQAGMVKHWKTELASPETRKEERIHIHRRLAINAVGAVMTSVVLVIVLITKFTHGAWLVVIAMPVLFLGMKGVRRHYDTVAREVAVAPGVKPRKPARHHVVVLVAAVHAPTLKALGFAMGLRPDTLTAVSVAADEEDANRLRAAWADHDPGIPLKVLHSPYREVVGPVLAYVQEQAAAEGTDMLSVVIPEYVVGHWWEQPLHNQNALRLKARLLFTPGVAVIDVPFLLESAKPAGEGAGGTGDPQEQAGTRPGAG